The segment GGGAAAAGAGGTTTTAAAGGGAGTTGATTTAACGATAAAAGAGGGAGAAACAGCAATTCTCTTTGGTCCGAATGGCAGTGGAAAGACAACTCTTCTTATGAGCATAATGGGTTTTAACGGCTACAATATAACAGAGGGAAGGATAATTTTTAAGGGAACTGAGCTCAACGGACTTCCTCCATACGAAAGGGCAAGGATGGGAATAGGAGTTGCCTTCCAAAAACCGCCAAAGATAAAAGGGGTTAAGCTTAAAAGTATCCTTGATATTGTTTCTAAAAACAAAGATTATGAAGATTTTATAGATATACTGAATCTCTCTGAACATGTAGATAGAGATGTCAATGTGGGATTTTCCGGTGGGGAGATGAAAAGATCTGAGATTCTTCAGCTTCTTGCCCAGTCTCCTGATCTTGTTCTACTTGATGAACCAGAGTCTGGTGTTGATCTTGAGAATGTGAAAATACTTGGAAAGGTCATATCAATTCTACTTGAAAAGCATAAACTGATAAAAGAAAGGAAAAGGTCAGGTTTAAT is part of the Caldisericia bacterium genome and harbors:
- a CDS encoding ABC transporter ATP-binding protein, which codes for MDSILDKKDLLVIENLHVEVEGKEVLKGVDLTIKEGETAILFGPNGSGKTTLLMSIMGFNGYNITEGRIIFKGTELNGLPPYERARMGIGVAFQKPPKIKGVKLKSILDIVSKNKDYEDFIDILNLSEHVDRDVNVGFSGGEMKRSEILQLLAQSPDLVLLDEPESGVDLENVKILGKVISILLEKHKLIKERKRSGLIITHTGYILDYVEADRGYIMLNGKIICEANPHEILKTIQKSGFKECEKCKRI